The Osmia bicornis bicornis chromosome 12, iOsmBic2.1, whole genome shotgun sequence genome includes a region encoding these proteins:
- the LOC114873228 gene encoding restin homolog isoform X4: MTDPKPSGLRPPSKIGRPCSNLPPRPAVPPSPPRSSMNNSVVLTEDTDSFIIGDRVWVGGTKPGAIAYIGETQFAPGDWAGVVLDEPIGKNDGSVAGCRYFQCEPKRGIFSRLTRLTRTPLSDMVSPTQKTPTSPLGNMKEGLSKSMSPSLNASTTSLSSTMSQRDLRLGDRVIVSSSQGSKTGVLRYMGPTEFAPGEWCGVELDDPIGKNDGSVGDKRYFECRHKYGLFTPAHKVSRSPTSKRSSCMVHKPTGAALNSSLKKIGSRESLLSLSSIASTASVATRAGVSSARRPGLRTSTPARITLQETLKEKQQEIEILRKERDLERERVTKAANQADQAEQSIISIKQEYEQYREKMQKTVTEAETAFTKLLQEKNALALQLEEEKRKCEDLLFRFEEESVNKDDIQKERTEQCVINTVNENRIKDLERQLLEERERVAQLERDSIKLFETEEELTRLRNEISTVTAQDKHQLEDLQIRNKSLEEIKNNLEREVQEKTTLVEQCVVQIKELESTLNDNQRESTKSETVLRTELEQSTKSLEEKNTLIENMKKEFENSTNTLKEELQKATEMIETVKKETTSEKESLISKYEKMVEEKENLLKIKIQELEMGSKKQLEIQNVALDDLKAENEKQINKLSESFNEQLSMKNSEIKEVSMELNKKISETEKLMAELAAQVNINNKKDEELNIALKKLEELNEKLKLMEEKNDMLSKQIQEYQSKAEDSFKIVQEKQKLEEDIASLRATEATSSTQLQKLNEELKVKEKELSELRSTTAAEIEELTKRYQRQIEEKAKHIEEANTNISQKSLLLSKLENDIVELKSILANKDHEIKTLTEKTLELQSTLTMSQQSKTNLENQLRTFESNIEQLNQQVAGTENKLSQVTAQKEKLEADIANMISSSTDSSAQLVKYNEDLRSKEKELDALKDRAFNSDSMLKSLEAKLNNTEVQLKEANAVILEQRSALEDSKTQLEKEKTLNTTLSDKITAFETENVELNKQIQENEHIKQNLKEKSEEALNLMNELTNRKDEVLNLQKQCDTLQNSHKEEILSLQKEMSNLKSELTASKEETKAIQKLKSKLEADQSANRWSIEELTEKLTAETENRSKLESLITEKDSYLQQLQNKYLKLQETNETLINSKETTNKNLTTSLDAMSNEIKELKDKLVTATETIKSKEDALVQTKKETEQTEAQVLKLNDIISKMQKDQSDNANETKKIQDALVEKEKEISSILETKISLENKVQNLESRLQDNATTLESQLKSVQQDLTMKDKSLQEMDRLIKELESSKDESITKLRSNYECDMKSKQTELENAIKKISELQQKQQSVQTLVEKQNIDLNNKEVMIEKLTAEIKVLENAQTEKLKADEQTRNEEIKLTQSKLNEVIKENRNLMDTKESFEKMLKEQKEKIEILTNTMKNKEKESEKNMQNLMEKLNRVSSESAQLKEAQNNLEKENKLITAKWTEATNQLKLTRENIKNNYDAAGGDMKHIGDKDIDSLKFKEDYETAKGQIEFLNSVIVDMQRKNETLLCKIEVLEMGVPANEADEYTTTTLEKRMAAPRMFCDICDQFDLHETEDCPRQAQDFLETEKIAKSPKKVSVERPYCENCEMFGHDTRDCDDAETF, encoded by the exons ATGACAGATCCAAAACCATCAGGATTAAGGCCACCATCAAAAATTGGCAGGCCATGTAGTAATCTACCACCGAGACCAGCAGTTCCACCGTCACCACCAAGATCATCAATGA ATAACAGTGTCGTCTTAACAGAAGACACCGACAGCTTCATAATAGGAGATCGAGTATGGGTTGGTGGTACCAAACCAGGCGCCATCGCCTATATAGGAGAGACCCAATTTGCACCTGGAGACTGGGCTGGTGTAGTCCTGGATGAACCAATCG GAAAGAACGATGGCTCAGTTGCTGGTTGCCGATATTTTCAATGCGAACCGAAACGAGGGATATTCTCACGTTTGACTAGGCTCACCAGAACACCGTTGTCGGATATGGTATCACCTACACAGAAGACACCAACATCTCCACTTGGCAATATGAAAGAAGGCTTGAGCAAGTCTATGTCTCCGTCTTTAA ACGCATCAACGACGAGTCTGTCGTCCACGATGTCACAGAGGGATCTAAGGCTAGGCGACAGGGTAATAGTATCGTCCAGCCAAGGCAGCAAAACAGGTGTCCTCAGGTACATGGGCCCCACAGAATTTGCACCAGGCGAATGGTGTGGCGTGGAACTCGATGACCCAATTGGAAAAAACGATGGCTCCGTTGGTGATAAGAG GTACTTTGAGTGTCGACATAAATACGGCCTGTTCACACCCGCACACAAGGTCAGCCGGTCGCCAACCAGCAAAAGGTCATCGTGTATGGTACACAAGCCAACCGGCGCTGCTCTAAACTCGTCCCTGAAGAAGATTGGTTCCAGAGAGTCTCTACTTTCACTGTCGAGCATCGCCAGCACCGCGAGCGTAGCCACCAGGGCTGGTGTTAGCTCAGCGAGG AGGCCTGGTTTGCGCACGTCGACACCTGCACGAATTACACTGCAG gAAACATTAAAAGAGAAGCAGCAGGAGATAGAAATCCTTCGGAAAGAAAGAGATCTAGAACGTGAGCGCGTTACAAAAGCTGCTAATCAAGCAGATCAAGCTGAACaatcaattatttcaataaaacaaGAATATGAGCAG TACCGGGAAAAGATGCAGAAAACAGTTACAGAAGCAGAAACTGCATTCACAAAACTGCTGCAGGAGAAGAATGCCCTGGCTTTACAATTGGAAGAGGAGAAGAGGAAATGTGAAGATCTTTTGTTTCGGTTTGAAGAAGAATCAGTCAATAAGGATGATATTCAG AAAGAGAGAACTGAGCAATGT GTAATAAATACggtaaatgaaaatagaataaaGGATCTCGAAAGGCAATTGTTAGAGGAAAGGGAACGCGTTGCTCAATTAGAACGCGATAGCATAAAACTGTTTGAAACCGAAGAGGAATTGACACGTCTTCGCAACGAGATCTCCACTGTTACCGCTCAAGATAAACACCAGTTGGAAG ACTTGCAGATTCGCAATAAGAGTTTAGAAGAAATTAAGAACAATCTTGAAAGGGAAGTACAAGAAAAGACAACACTTGTGGAACAATGTGTCGTACAAATAAAAGAACTGGAATCAACATTGAATGATAATCAAAGGGAAAGTACCAAATCAGAAACTGTTTTACGAACAGAATTAGAACAATCAACGAAAAGTTTAGAGGAGAAAAATACTCTGatagaaaatatgaaaaaagaatttgaaaatagtACAAATACTTTGAAAGAAGAACTGCAAAAGGCCACCGAAATGATAGAGactgtaaaaaaagaaaccacGAGTGAAAAGGAATCATTGATAtctaaatatgaaaaaatggtggaggagaaagaaaatcttctaaagataaaaattcaagaattagAAATGGGAtctaaaaaacaattagagaTACAAAACGTTGCTTTGGACGATTTAAAAGCTGAGaatgaaaaacaaattaaCAAACTTTCAGAGTCCTTCAATGAACAGTTAAGTatgaaaaattcagaaatCAAGGAAGTTTCAatggaattaaataaaaaaatatcagaaACTGAAAAACTGATGGCAGAACTGGCAGCACAggttaatataaataataaaaaagatgaGGAGTTAAATATTGCTTTGAAAAAACTTGAAG AACTGAACGAAAAATTGAAGTTGATGGAAGAGAAGAATGATATGCTTTCTAAACAGATACAAGAGTATCAATCAAAGGCTGAAGATAGCTTTAAAATAGTTCAAGAAAAGCAAAAATTA GAAGAAGATATTGCGTCTTTACGAGCTACCGAGGCAACTTCTTCTACacaattacaaaaattaaatgaagaaTTGAAAGTGAAGGAAAAAGAATTGTCTGAGCTTCGTTCAACTACCGCAGCTGAAATAGAGGAATTGACTAAACGTTATCAGCGtcaaattgaagaaaaagCGAAACACATTGAAGAGGCAAACACAAACATATCTCAAAAGTCATTATTACTTAGcaaattagaaaatgatatAGTTGAACTAAAATCAATTCTAGCGAATAAAGATCATGAGATCAAAACTCTTACGGAAAAAACTTTag agTTACAGAGCACGCTTACTATGTCACAACAAAGTAAAACAAATTTGGAGAATCAGCTTCGGACATTTGAAAGCAACATAGAACAATTAAATCAGCAAGTAGCTGGCACGGAAAATAAGTTGTCTCAGGTTACCGCTCAAAAAGAGAAATTG GAGGCTGATATTGCAAATATGATAAGTAGTTCCACTGATTCGTCTGCACAACTTGTAAAATATAACGAAGATTTGCGAtcaaaagagaaagaattaGATGCATTAAAAGATAGAGCATTTAACAGTGATAGTATGCTGAAATCATTAGAGGCTAAATTGAATAATACGGAAGTACAATTAAAAGAAGCTAACGCAGTAATTCTAGAACAACGCTCGGCATTAGAAGATAGTAAGACTCAGttggaaaaagagaaaacattAAATACAACGTTATCTGATAAAATAACAGCTTTTGAAACAGAGAACGTAGAACTGAATAAGCAAATACAGGAAAATGAACATATTAAGCAGAATCTTAAAGAAAAGTCTGAAGAAGCATTGAACCTTATGAATGAATTAACAAACCGTAAAGATGAAGTTCTTAATCTTCAAAAACAATGTGATACGCTGCAAAACTCGCACAAAGAAGAGATATTATCGCTTCAAAAAGAAATGAGTAATTTAAAATCAGAATTGACTGCTTCTAAAGAAGAGACAAAAGCAATccaaaaattgaaatcgaaaCTAGAAGCAGATCAAAGTGCCAATCGTTGGTCTATCGAAGAATTAACAGAGAAATTAACAGCTGAGACTGAAAACCGTTCAAAATTAGAATCTTTAATAACCGAGAAAGATTCTTATTTGCAACagttacaaaataaatatttgaaattacaagaAACTAATGAAACATTAATAAATAGTAAAGAAACAACTAATAAAAATCTAACAACTTCGTTGGATGCTATGtccaatgaaataaaagaattaaaagatAAACTAGTCACTGCAACAGAAACCATCAAAAGTAAAGAGGATGCTCTTGTTCAAACGAAAAAGGAAACTGAACAAACTGAAGCACAAGTTTTAAAACTTAAtgatattatttcaaaaatgcAAAAAGATCAATCAGATAATGCAAACGAAACGAAGAAGATACAAGATGCTCttgtagaaaaagaaaaagaaatatctaGCATTCTAGAAACAAAGAtttctttagaaaataaaGTACAAAATTTAGAATCACGATTACAAGATAATGCAACAACGTTAGAATCCCAATTGAAGAGTGTACAACAGGATTTAACCATGAAAGATAAATCACTGCAGGAGATGGATCGcttaataaaagaattagaAAGCTCTAAAGATGAATCTATAACGAAATTACGGAGTAACTACGAATGTGATATGAAATCTAAGCAAACTGAACTTGAAAATgcaattaagaaaatttctgAATTACAGCAGAAGCAACAATCCGTTCAAACTTTGGTTGAGAAACAAAATATTGacttaaataataaagaagTTATGATAGAGAAATTAACAGCAGAAATAAAGGTTTTAGAAAATGCACAAACAGAGAAGCTTAAAGCAGACGAACAGACgcgaaacgaagaaataaaactTACTCAAAGTAAACTGAATGAAGTGATTAAAGAAAATAGGAATTTGATGGATACTAAAGAATCGTttgaaaaaatgttaaaagaaCAGAAGGAGAAAATCGAAATACTGACAAATACTatgaaaaataaggaaaaagaaagtgaGAAAAACATGCAGAATTtgatggaaaaattaaatcgTGTATCTTCGGAATCCGCACAGTTAAAGGAAGCACAAAACAATTT ggaaaaagaaaataaattaattactgCAAAATGGACGGAGGCGACGAATCAGTTAAAACTGACTCGcgaaaatataaagaataatTATGAT GCAGCAGGAGGTGATATGAAACATATag GCGATAAGGATATTGATTccttaaaatttaaagaagaCTATGAAACGGCGAAAGGCCAGATAGAGTTTTTAAATTCTGTAATAGTAGATATGCAAcgtaaaaatgaaactttgttATGTAAAATTGAGGTTCTTGAAATGGGAGTACCCGCTAATGAAGCTGACGAATATACAAC AACCACCTTAGAGAAACGTATGGCCGCACCACGTATGTTCTGTGATATATGTGATCAATTCGATTTACATGAAACAGAAGATTGTCCACGCCAAGCCCAAGACTTTTTAGAAACAgagaaaattgcaaaatcCCCAAAAAAGGTGTCGGTGGAAAGACCGTACTGCGAAAACTGTGAAA TGTTTGGACACGATACTCGTGATTGCGATGATGCCGAAACGTTTTAA
- the LOC114873228 gene encoding restin homolog isoform X2, producing MTDPKPSGLRPPSKIGRPCSNLPPRPAVPPSPPRSSMNQMDHLWETHGRRLSEAGLRRGSDNSVVLTEDTDSFIIGDRVWVGGTKPGAIAYIGETQFAPGDWAGVVLDEPIGKNDGSVAGCRYFQCEPKRGIFSRLTRLTRTPLSDMVSPTQKTPTSPLGNMKEGLSKSMSPSLNASTTSLSSTMSQRDLRLGDRVIVSSSQGSKTGVLRYMGPTEFAPGEWCGVELDDPIGKNDGSVGDKRYFECRHKYGLFTPAHKVSRSPTSKRSSCMVHKPTGAALNSSLKKIGSRESLLSLSSIASTASVATRAGVSSARRPGLRTSTPARITLQETLKEKQQEIEILRKERDLERERVTKAANQADQAEQSIISIKQEYEQYREKMQKTVTEAETAFTKLLQEKNALALQLEEEKRKCEDLLFRFEEESVNKDDIQVINTVNENRIKDLERQLLEERERVAQLERDSIKLFETEEELTRLRNEISTVTAQDKHQLEDLQIRNKSLEEIKNNLEREVQEKTTLVEQCVVQIKELESTLNDNQRESTKSETVLRTELEQSTKSLEEKNTLIENMKKEFENSTNTLKEELQKATEMIETVKKETTSEKESLISKYEKMVEEKENLLKIKIQELEMGSKKQLEIQNVALDDLKAENEKQINKLSESFNEQLSMKNSEIKEVSMELNKKISETEKLMAELAAQVNINNKKDEELNIALKKLEELNEKLKLMEEKNDMLSKQIQEYQSKAEDSFKIVQEKQKLEEDIASLRATEATSSTQLQKLNEELKVKEKELSELRSTTAAEIEELTKRYQRQIEEKAKHIEEANTNISQKSLLLSKLENDIVELKSILANKDHEIKTLTEKTLELQSTLTMSQQSKTNLENQLRTFESNIEQLNQQVAGTENKLSQVTAQKEKLEADIANMISSSTDSSAQLVKYNEDLRSKEKELDALKDRAFNSDSMLKSLEAKLNNTEVQLKEANAVILEQRSALEDSKTQLEKEKTLNTTLSDKITAFETENVELNKQIQENEHIKQNLKEKSEEALNLMNELTNRKDEVLNLQKQCDTLQNSHKEEILSLQKEMSNLKSELTASKEETKAIQKLKSKLEADQSANRWSIEELTEKLTAETENRSKLESLITEKDSYLQQLQNKYLKLQETNETLINSKETTNKNLTTSLDAMSNEIKELKDKLVTATETIKSKEDALVQTKKETEQTEAQVLKLNDIISKMQKDQSDNANETKKIQDALVEKEKEISSILETKISLENKVQNLESRLQDNATTLESQLKSVQQDLTMKDKSLQEMDRLIKELESSKDESITKLRSNYECDMKSKQTELENAIKKISELQQKQQSVQTLVEKQNIDLNNKEVMIEKLTAEIKVLENAQTEKLKADEQTRNEEIKLTQSKLNEVIKENRNLMDTKESFEKMLKEQKEKIEILTNTMKNKEKESEKNMQNLMEKLNRVSSESAQLKEAQNNLEKENKLITAKWTEATNQLKLTRENIKNNYDAAGGDMKHIGDKDIDSLKFKEDYETAKGQIEFLNSVIVDMQRKNETLLCKIEVLEMGVPANEADEYTTTTLEKRMAAPRMFCDICDQFDLHETEDCPRQAQDFLETEKIAKSPKKVSVERPYCENCEMFGHDTRDCDDAETF from the exons ATGACAGATCCAAAACCATCAGGATTAAGGCCACCATCAAAAATTGGCAGGCCATGTAGTAATCTACCACCGAGACCAGCAGTTCCACCGTCACCACCAAGATCATCAATGA ACCAGATGGATCATCTTTGGGAAACGCACGGTCGCCGGTTAAGCGAGGCTGGCTTGCGCAGAGGATCAG ATAACAGTGTCGTCTTAACAGAAGACACCGACAGCTTCATAATAGGAGATCGAGTATGGGTTGGTGGTACCAAACCAGGCGCCATCGCCTATATAGGAGAGACCCAATTTGCACCTGGAGACTGGGCTGGTGTAGTCCTGGATGAACCAATCG GAAAGAACGATGGCTCAGTTGCTGGTTGCCGATATTTTCAATGCGAACCGAAACGAGGGATATTCTCACGTTTGACTAGGCTCACCAGAACACCGTTGTCGGATATGGTATCACCTACACAGAAGACACCAACATCTCCACTTGGCAATATGAAAGAAGGCTTGAGCAAGTCTATGTCTCCGTCTTTAA ACGCATCAACGACGAGTCTGTCGTCCACGATGTCACAGAGGGATCTAAGGCTAGGCGACAGGGTAATAGTATCGTCCAGCCAAGGCAGCAAAACAGGTGTCCTCAGGTACATGGGCCCCACAGAATTTGCACCAGGCGAATGGTGTGGCGTGGAACTCGATGACCCAATTGGAAAAAACGATGGCTCCGTTGGTGATAAGAG GTACTTTGAGTGTCGACATAAATACGGCCTGTTCACACCCGCACACAAGGTCAGCCGGTCGCCAACCAGCAAAAGGTCATCGTGTATGGTACACAAGCCAACCGGCGCTGCTCTAAACTCGTCCCTGAAGAAGATTGGTTCCAGAGAGTCTCTACTTTCACTGTCGAGCATCGCCAGCACCGCGAGCGTAGCCACCAGGGCTGGTGTTAGCTCAGCGAGG AGGCCTGGTTTGCGCACGTCGACACCTGCACGAATTACACTGCAG gAAACATTAAAAGAGAAGCAGCAGGAGATAGAAATCCTTCGGAAAGAAAGAGATCTAGAACGTGAGCGCGTTACAAAAGCTGCTAATCAAGCAGATCAAGCTGAACaatcaattatttcaataaaacaaGAATATGAGCAG TACCGGGAAAAGATGCAGAAAACAGTTACAGAAGCAGAAACTGCATTCACAAAACTGCTGCAGGAGAAGAATGCCCTGGCTTTACAATTGGAAGAGGAGAAGAGGAAATGTGAAGATCTTTTGTTTCGGTTTGAAGAAGAATCAGTCAATAAGGATGATATTCAG GTAATAAATACggtaaatgaaaatagaataaaGGATCTCGAAAGGCAATTGTTAGAGGAAAGGGAACGCGTTGCTCAATTAGAACGCGATAGCATAAAACTGTTTGAAACCGAAGAGGAATTGACACGTCTTCGCAACGAGATCTCCACTGTTACCGCTCAAGATAAACACCAGTTGGAAG ACTTGCAGATTCGCAATAAGAGTTTAGAAGAAATTAAGAACAATCTTGAAAGGGAAGTACAAGAAAAGACAACACTTGTGGAACAATGTGTCGTACAAATAAAAGAACTGGAATCAACATTGAATGATAATCAAAGGGAAAGTACCAAATCAGAAACTGTTTTACGAACAGAATTAGAACAATCAACGAAAAGTTTAGAGGAGAAAAATACTCTGatagaaaatatgaaaaaagaatttgaaaatagtACAAATACTTTGAAAGAAGAACTGCAAAAGGCCACCGAAATGATAGAGactgtaaaaaaagaaaccacGAGTGAAAAGGAATCATTGATAtctaaatatgaaaaaatggtggaggagaaagaaaatcttctaaagataaaaattcaagaattagAAATGGGAtctaaaaaacaattagagaTACAAAACGTTGCTTTGGACGATTTAAAAGCTGAGaatgaaaaacaaattaaCAAACTTTCAGAGTCCTTCAATGAACAGTTAAGTatgaaaaattcagaaatCAAGGAAGTTTCAatggaattaaataaaaaaatatcagaaACTGAAAAACTGATGGCAGAACTGGCAGCACAggttaatataaataataaaaaagatgaGGAGTTAAATATTGCTTTGAAAAAACTTGAAG AACTGAACGAAAAATTGAAGTTGATGGAAGAGAAGAATGATATGCTTTCTAAACAGATACAAGAGTATCAATCAAAGGCTGAAGATAGCTTTAAAATAGTTCAAGAAAAGCAAAAATTA GAAGAAGATATTGCGTCTTTACGAGCTACCGAGGCAACTTCTTCTACacaattacaaaaattaaatgaagaaTTGAAAGTGAAGGAAAAAGAATTGTCTGAGCTTCGTTCAACTACCGCAGCTGAAATAGAGGAATTGACTAAACGTTATCAGCGtcaaattgaagaaaaagCGAAACACATTGAAGAGGCAAACACAAACATATCTCAAAAGTCATTATTACTTAGcaaattagaaaatgatatAGTTGAACTAAAATCAATTCTAGCGAATAAAGATCATGAGATCAAAACTCTTACGGAAAAAACTTTag agTTACAGAGCACGCTTACTATGTCACAACAAAGTAAAACAAATTTGGAGAATCAGCTTCGGACATTTGAAAGCAACATAGAACAATTAAATCAGCAAGTAGCTGGCACGGAAAATAAGTTGTCTCAGGTTACCGCTCAAAAAGAGAAATTG GAGGCTGATATTGCAAATATGATAAGTAGTTCCACTGATTCGTCTGCACAACTTGTAAAATATAACGAAGATTTGCGAtcaaaagagaaagaattaGATGCATTAAAAGATAGAGCATTTAACAGTGATAGTATGCTGAAATCATTAGAGGCTAAATTGAATAATACGGAAGTACAATTAAAAGAAGCTAACGCAGTAATTCTAGAACAACGCTCGGCATTAGAAGATAGTAAGACTCAGttggaaaaagagaaaacattAAATACAACGTTATCTGATAAAATAACAGCTTTTGAAACAGAGAACGTAGAACTGAATAAGCAAATACAGGAAAATGAACATATTAAGCAGAATCTTAAAGAAAAGTCTGAAGAAGCATTGAACCTTATGAATGAATTAACAAACCGTAAAGATGAAGTTCTTAATCTTCAAAAACAATGTGATACGCTGCAAAACTCGCACAAAGAAGAGATATTATCGCTTCAAAAAGAAATGAGTAATTTAAAATCAGAATTGACTGCTTCTAAAGAAGAGACAAAAGCAATccaaaaattgaaatcgaaaCTAGAAGCAGATCAAAGTGCCAATCGTTGGTCTATCGAAGAATTAACAGAGAAATTAACAGCTGAGACTGAAAACCGTTCAAAATTAGAATCTTTAATAACCGAGAAAGATTCTTATTTGCAACagttacaaaataaatatttgaaattacaagaAACTAATGAAACATTAATAAATAGTAAAGAAACAACTAATAAAAATCTAACAACTTCGTTGGATGCTATGtccaatgaaataaaagaattaaaagatAAACTAGTCACTGCAACAGAAACCATCAAAAGTAAAGAGGATGCTCTTGTTCAAACGAAAAAGGAAACTGAACAAACTGAAGCACAAGTTTTAAAACTTAAtgatattatttcaaaaatgcAAAAAGATCAATCAGATAATGCAAACGAAACGAAGAAGATACAAGATGCTCttgtagaaaaagaaaaagaaatatctaGCATTCTAGAAACAAAGAtttctttagaaaataaaGTACAAAATTTAGAATCACGATTACAAGATAATGCAACAACGTTAGAATCCCAATTGAAGAGTGTACAACAGGATTTAACCATGAAAGATAAATCACTGCAGGAGATGGATCGcttaataaaagaattagaAAGCTCTAAAGATGAATCTATAACGAAATTACGGAGTAACTACGAATGTGATATGAAATCTAAGCAAACTGAACTTGAAAATgcaattaagaaaatttctgAATTACAGCAGAAGCAACAATCCGTTCAAACTTTGGTTGAGAAACAAAATATTGacttaaataataaagaagTTATGATAGAGAAATTAACAGCAGAAATAAAGGTTTTAGAAAATGCACAAACAGAGAAGCTTAAAGCAGACGAACAGACgcgaaacgaagaaataaaactTACTCAAAGTAAACTGAATGAAGTGATTAAAGAAAATAGGAATTTGATGGATACTAAAGAATCGTttgaaaaaatgttaaaagaaCAGAAGGAGAAAATCGAAATACTGACAAATACTatgaaaaataaggaaaaagaaagtgaGAAAAACATGCAGAATTtgatggaaaaattaaatcgTGTATCTTCGGAATCCGCACAGTTAAAGGAAGCACAAAACAATTT ggaaaaagaaaataaattaattactgCAAAATGGACGGAGGCGACGAATCAGTTAAAACTGACTCGcgaaaatataaagaataatTATGAT GCAGCAGGAGGTGATATGAAACATATag GCGATAAGGATATTGATTccttaaaatttaaagaagaCTATGAAACGGCGAAAGGCCAGATAGAGTTTTTAAATTCTGTAATAGTAGATATGCAAcgtaaaaatgaaactttgttATGTAAAATTGAGGTTCTTGAAATGGGAGTACCCGCTAATGAAGCTGACGAATATACAAC AACCACCTTAGAGAAACGTATGGCCGCACCACGTATGTTCTGTGATATATGTGATCAATTCGATTTACATGAAACAGAAGATTGTCCACGCCAAGCCCAAGACTTTTTAGAAACAgagaaaattgcaaaatcCCCAAAAAAGGTGTCGGTGGAAAGACCGTACTGCGAAAACTGTGAAA TGTTTGGACACGATACTCGTGATTGCGATGATGCCGAAACGTTTTAA